In one window of Arthrobacter pascens DNA:
- a CDS encoding AEC family transporter, translating to MLGVLAGFFVVWCIILVGWFVGRSKVLGENARQVLSSLTFFVASPALLFETLSKARLQEIFAEPLLVTAVAAISSAIVFFSIAKFWLKRALPDALMSSMAASLANSANLGIPIAVYVLGDASYVAPLLIFQLAFFTPMFLMILDSSTSSHRTTPLRFVLMILRNPMIVGSALGLVVAGTGWTVPALVMEPIHLIGGAAIPAMLIAFGMSLNGTRPLQAAAGRRLDALLASGFKLVIQPAAAYTFARFALGLDGHALFAVVVTSGLPTAQNVFVAASRYQTGLTVAKDTVLITTVVAVPAMIGVALLLT from the coding sequence TTGTTAGGCGTGCTCGCCGGCTTTTTTGTGGTGTGGTGCATCATCCTGGTGGGCTGGTTTGTGGGCAGGAGCAAAGTCCTGGGTGAGAACGCCCGGCAGGTCCTCAGCTCCCTCACATTCTTTGTTGCCAGCCCGGCGCTCCTGTTCGAGACCCTCAGCAAGGCCCGGCTCCAGGAGATCTTTGCCGAGCCGCTGCTGGTGACGGCGGTGGCGGCGATCAGCAGCGCGATCGTCTTCTTTTCCATTGCGAAATTCTGGCTGAAGCGGGCCCTGCCGGATGCGCTGATGTCCTCCATGGCGGCCTCCCTGGCCAACTCGGCCAACCTGGGCATCCCCATCGCGGTCTATGTCCTGGGCGACGCCAGCTATGTGGCGCCGCTGCTGATTTTCCAGCTGGCCTTCTTTACGCCGATGTTCCTCATGATCCTGGACTCCAGCACCAGCTCGCACCGGACCACCCCGCTCCGTTTTGTGCTGATGATCCTGAGGAATCCCATGATTGTGGGCAGTGCGCTGGGCCTGGTGGTGGCGGGAACCGGCTGGACCGTGCCTGCGCTGGTCATGGAGCCCATCCATCTCATTGGCGGGGCGGCAATTCCGGCGATGCTGATCGCTTTCGGGATGAGCCTGAACGGGACCAGGCCGCTGCAGGCGGCAGCGGGCCGGCGCCTGGATGCCCTGTTGGCCAGCGGTTTCAAGCTGGTGATCCAGCCCGCAGCCGCCTACACCTTTGCACGTTTTGCGCTGGGCCTGGACGGCCATGCACTGTTCGCGGTGGTGGTCACGTCAGGGCTTCCCACGGCGCAGAATGTGTTTGTTGCCGCCAGCCGCTACCAGACCGGCCTGACGGTGGCCAAGGACACCGTGCTGATCACCACCGTCGTTGCCGTGCCGGCCATGATCGGTGTTGCCCTGCTGCTGACGTGA
- the panD gene encoding aspartate 1-decarboxylase, whose protein sequence is MNRTIFKSKIHRATVTHADLHYVGSVTVDLDLLDAADILPGELVAIVDVTNGARLETYTIAGERGSGVIGINGPAAHLVHENDVVILITYAQMTTEEARAYQPRVVHVDQNNRIVQLGSDPAEGLTPGLMRPPFALNNASL, encoded by the coding sequence ATGAATCGCACAATATTCAAGTCCAAGATCCACCGGGCCACCGTCACCCACGCTGACCTGCACTATGTAGGTTCGGTCACCGTTGACCTGGACCTGCTGGACGCTGCCGACATCCTTCCCGGCGAGCTCGTGGCCATCGTGGACGTGACCAACGGCGCGCGCCTGGAAACCTACACCATCGCAGGCGAGCGCGGATCCGGTGTCATCGGCATTAACGGGCCGGCGGCCCACCTGGTCCATGAGAACGACGTCGTTATCCTCATCACCTATGCCCAGATGACCACCGAGGAGGCCCGGGCCTACCAGCCGCGGGTGGTCCATGTGGACCAGAACAACCGGATCGTCCAGCTGGGCAGCGATCCCGCCGAAGGCCTCACCCCTGGACTGATGCGCCCCCCTTTCGCGCTGAATAACGCCTCCCTGTAG
- a CDS encoding bifunctional proline dehydrogenase/L-glutamate gamma-semialdehyde dehydrogenase has product MTKTAMETGVNTGPATSTEHSDVPQAQALAQDTIKLVRHWLTEASKVPVDASAEQLAGVLKDPNGLDFTVGFVDGVVRPEDLHVAARNLAALAPKVPAFLPWYMRSAVRAGGTMAPVLPQVVIPVARRILREMVGHLIVDATDAKLGPAIAKIRKDGIKLNVNLLGEAVLGEHEANRRLEGTHTLLGRPDVDYVSIKVSSTVAPHSAWGFDEAVEHVVEKLTPLFAKAASFPKAKFINLDMEEYKDLDMTIAVFTRILDKPEFKNLEAGIVLQAYLPDALSAMIRLQDWAAARRAEGGAAIKVRVVKGANLPMEHVEASLHGWPLATWDTKQDSDTNYKRVINYALHPERIRNIRIGVAGHNLFDIAFAWLLAKQRGIADTAPQSIEFEMLLGMAQGQAEAVKKDVGSLLLYTPVVHPAEFDVAIAYLIRRLEEGASQENFMSAVFELSENEALFEREKQRFLASLEQLDDAVPPANRRQNRALPAAPMPHDHFENTPDTDPSVPANRDWGRAMLDRVPASTLGNASVEAATITDADTLDRVIGTAVEKGKAWGAMSGDERAEILHRAGEVLEARRADLLEVMASETGKTIDQGDPEVSEAVDFAHYYAESARKLEKVDGATFVPASLTVVTPPWNFPVAIPAGSTLAALAAGSAVVIKPAKQAARSGAVMIEALWEAGVPRDVLTMVQLGERELGRQLISHPAVDRVILTGGYETAELFRSFRKDLPLLAETSGKNAIIVTPSADLDLAAKDVAYSAFGHAGQKCSAASLVILVGSVATSRRFHNQLIDAVTSLKVGYPEDPTSQMGPIIEPANGKLLNALTTLGEGESWAVEPRKLDETGRLWSPGVRHGVRRGSYFHLTEFFGPVLGVMTAKTLEEAIAIQNQIEYGLTAGLHSLSPDELGVWLDSIQAGNLYVNRGITGAIVQRQPFGGWKKSAVGAGTKAGGPNYLVGLGDWVSSTSSAGTRVTNPGVRRIVNAAADALEPAELEQLQRSLASDAQAWSDEFGTAKDVSGLSAERNVFRYRPLPVTVRLSEGAPLASLARTVAAGMVAGSALTVSTAVELPAQLRAVFTGLDIDVTVESDAGWLASAARLAASGKLSGARIRLIGGDARALAEATDGRPDLAVYAHPVTEAGRVELLPFLHEQAISITAHRFGTPNHLSDALI; this is encoded by the coding sequence ATGACCAAAACTGCAATGGAGACCGGTGTTAACACGGGACCGGCTACCTCCACCGAACACTCAGATGTTCCCCAGGCGCAGGCCCTTGCGCAGGACACCATCAAGCTGGTGCGCCACTGGCTGACCGAGGCTTCGAAGGTGCCGGTCGATGCTTCGGCGGAACAGCTGGCGGGCGTCCTCAAGGACCCGAACGGCCTCGACTTCACCGTGGGGTTCGTGGACGGCGTCGTCCGCCCCGAAGACCTTCACGTCGCGGCCCGCAACCTTGCGGCCCTGGCCCCTAAAGTTCCGGCATTCCTCCCGTGGTACATGCGCAGCGCCGTCCGCGCCGGCGGCACCATGGCCCCCGTCCTTCCGCAGGTGGTCATCCCCGTCGCCCGCCGCATCCTCCGCGAAATGGTGGGCCACCTGATCGTGGACGCTACCGATGCCAAGCTCGGCCCGGCCATCGCGAAGATCCGCAAGGACGGCATCAAGCTCAACGTGAACCTCCTCGGCGAGGCAGTGCTGGGTGAGCATGAGGCAAACCGACGGCTCGAAGGCACCCACACCCTGCTCGGCCGCCCCGACGTGGACTACGTCTCCATCAAGGTGTCCTCCACCGTGGCCCCGCACTCTGCCTGGGGATTCGATGAAGCCGTGGAGCACGTCGTCGAAAAGCTCACCCCGCTCTTCGCCAAGGCCGCCTCCTTCCCCAAGGCCAAGTTCATCAACCTGGACATGGAGGAGTACAAGGACCTGGACATGACCATTGCGGTCTTCACCAGGATCCTGGACAAGCCCGAATTCAAGAACCTCGAGGCTGGCATCGTGCTGCAGGCCTACCTCCCGGATGCGCTCTCGGCCATGATCCGCCTCCAGGACTGGGCAGCAGCCCGACGTGCCGAAGGCGGCGCAGCCATCAAGGTGCGCGTGGTCAAGGGCGCCAACCTGCCCATGGAGCACGTGGAGGCTTCCCTTCACGGCTGGCCGCTGGCCACCTGGGACACCAAGCAGGATTCTGACACCAACTACAAGCGGGTCATCAACTACGCCCTGCACCCGGAACGCATCCGCAACATCAGGATCGGCGTGGCCGGCCACAACCTCTTCGACATCGCCTTCGCCTGGTTGCTGGCCAAACAGCGCGGCATCGCGGATACCGCACCTCAGAGTATCGAGTTCGAAATGCTCCTGGGGATGGCACAGGGCCAGGCCGAAGCCGTGAAGAAGGACGTCGGCTCGCTGCTGCTGTACACGCCGGTAGTGCACCCGGCCGAGTTCGACGTCGCCATTGCCTACCTGATCCGCCGCCTGGAAGAGGGCGCCAGCCAGGAAAACTTCATGTCCGCCGTCTTCGAGCTCAGCGAGAACGAAGCCCTTTTCGAGCGTGAGAAGCAGCGCTTCCTGGCCTCACTGGAACAGCTCGACGACGCCGTCCCCCCGGCGAACCGCCGGCAGAACCGTGCGCTTCCGGCAGCCCCGATGCCGCACGACCACTTTGAGAACACTCCGGATACCGATCCGTCCGTGCCCGCCAACCGGGACTGGGGCCGGGCCATGCTGGACCGCGTCCCGGCCTCCACCCTGGGTAACGCCTCCGTTGAGGCCGCCACCATCACCGACGCTGACACCCTCGACAGGGTGATCGGCACCGCCGTCGAAAAAGGCAAGGCCTGGGGCGCCATGTCCGGCGACGAACGCGCCGAGATCCTGCACCGTGCCGGCGAGGTGCTGGAAGCCCGCCGCGCCGACCTCCTTGAAGTGATGGCCAGTGAAACCGGCAAGACCATCGACCAGGGAGACCCCGAGGTCAGCGAGGCAGTGGACTTTGCGCATTACTACGCCGAGTCCGCCCGGAAGCTGGAAAAGGTCGACGGCGCCACGTTCGTCCCGGCGAGCCTCACCGTGGTCACCCCGCCGTGGAACTTCCCGGTCGCCATCCCCGCCGGGTCCACCCTCGCGGCACTCGCCGCCGGCTCCGCCGTCGTGATCAAACCTGCCAAGCAGGCCGCCCGCAGCGGCGCCGTCATGATCGAAGCCCTGTGGGAAGCCGGCGTGCCCCGCGACGTGCTGACCATGGTGCAGCTGGGCGAACGCGAACTCGGCCGGCAGCTGATCTCCCACCCGGCCGTGGACCGCGTGATCCTCACCGGCGGCTACGAGACCGCCGAACTGTTCCGCTCCTTCCGCAAAGACCTGCCGCTCCTGGCCGAGACAAGCGGCAAGAACGCCATCATCGTCACGCCCAGCGCCGACCTCGACCTGGCAGCGAAAGACGTGGCCTACTCCGCGTTCGGCCACGCCGGCCAGAAGTGCTCTGCCGCCTCGCTAGTGATCCTGGTCGGCTCGGTAGCCACATCCAGGCGGTTCCACAACCAGCTGATCGACGCCGTGACCTCGCTGAAGGTGGGCTACCCCGAGGATCCCACCAGCCAGATGGGCCCGATCATCGAGCCGGCCAACGGCAAGCTGCTGAACGCCCTCACCACCCTCGGCGAAGGCGAGAGCTGGGCGGTTGAGCCCAGGAAACTGGACGAAACCGGACGCCTCTGGAGCCCGGGCGTGCGCCACGGCGTCAGGCGCGGATCCTACTTCCACCTCACCGAGTTCTTCGGGCCGGTCCTTGGCGTCATGACCGCAAAGACCCTGGAGGAGGCCATCGCCATCCAGAACCAGATCGAGTACGGCCTCACGGCAGGACTTCACTCGCTGAGCCCGGACGAGCTCGGCGTCTGGCTGGACTCGATCCAGGCCGGCAACCTGTACGTCAACCGCGGCATTACCGGTGCCATCGTTCAGCGCCAGCCCTTCGGCGGCTGGAAGAAGTCGGCCGTCGGCGCCGGAACCAAGGCAGGAGGGCCCAACTACCTGGTCGGCCTGGGTGACTGGGTCAGCAGCACCAGCTCGGCCGGAACCCGGGTCACCAACCCCGGTGTCCGCCGGATCGTGAACGCGGCTGCCGACGCCCTGGAACCCGCCGAGCTGGAGCAGCTGCAGCGTTCGCTTGCCTCGGACGCCCAGGCCTGGTCTGACGAGTTCGGCACAGCCAAGGATGTCTCGGGACTCAGCGCGGAACGCAATGTCTTCCGCTACCGTCCGCTGCCTGTGACGGTCCGGCTCTCCGAAGGCGCCCCGCTGGCCTCCCTGGCGCGGACTGTGGCCGCAGGTATGGTGGCGGGCTCCGCCCTCACCGTCTCCACCGCCGTCGAACTTCCCGCCCAGCTGCGGGCCGTGTTCACCGGCCTGGATATCGACGTCACGGTGGAGTCCGACGCCGGGTGGCTGGCTTCGGCTGCACGGCTCGCCGCCAGCGGCAAGCTGTCCGGAGCCCGGATCCGGCTCATCGGAGGGGACGCCCGGGCGCTGGCGGAAGCAACGGACGGGCGTCCGGATCTGGCGGTCTACGCCCACCCGGTCACCGAGGCCGGGCGGGTGGAGCTGCTGCCGTTCCTTCACGAGCAGGCCATCAGCATCACAGCGCACCGCTTCGGCACGCCGAACCACCTCTCCGACGCACTCATCTAA
- the rhaS gene encoding rhamnose ABC transporter substrate-binding protein produces MKFSPKSGARRAAPVFIALLTGASLALTACGGTTVNSGSGGGGGSSASASANPDAPLKEGLKVAFLPKQLNNSYFTVTDRGGKNAVGEYKGTFSEVGPSEASASSQVSYINTLTQQAVDVIATSANDPKAICSALDEARKGGAKVVTFDSDTDPECRDLYINQATAEGIASTQVKLIAEAIGAEGGDIAVLSATANATNQNAWIELMKKELQKPEYSKLKLVATVYGDDNAQKSQQEVQALLQQHPTLKGIISPTTVGVAAAAQYLSGSEYKGKVQLTGLGFPSQLKEFVKNGTMKGFALWDVEKLGYLAAYAGAALASGQITGAEGEKFKAGTLGEFKVGAGGTVLLGDPTVFTAQNVDKFNF; encoded by the coding sequence ATGAAATTCAGCCCCAAGTCGGGAGCCCGCAGGGCCGCTCCGGTCTTCATCGCACTCCTTACGGGAGCCTCATTGGCGCTCACAGCCTGCGGCGGGACGACTGTCAACTCAGGATCCGGCGGCGGTGGCGGGAGCAGCGCGTCTGCTTCGGCGAACCCGGACGCCCCGCTGAAAGAAGGTCTCAAGGTTGCCTTCCTTCCCAAGCAGCTGAACAACTCGTACTTCACGGTCACTGACCGTGGCGGCAAGAACGCCGTCGGAGAGTACAAGGGAACGTTCTCTGAGGTCGGCCCGTCCGAGGCAAGTGCCTCAAGCCAGGTCAGCTACATCAACACCCTCACCCAGCAGGCAGTGGACGTTATTGCGACCTCGGCCAACGATCCGAAGGCCATCTGCTCAGCCCTGGACGAAGCGCGCAAGGGAGGTGCGAAGGTCGTCACGTTTGACTCTGACACTGACCCGGAATGCCGCGATCTCTACATCAACCAGGCGACGGCGGAGGGGATTGCCTCAACCCAGGTCAAGCTCATCGCCGAAGCGATCGGAGCCGAAGGCGGCGATATCGCTGTCCTGTCTGCCACGGCGAACGCCACCAACCAGAATGCATGGATCGAGCTGATGAAGAAAGAACTTCAGAAGCCCGAATACTCCAAGCTGAAGCTGGTCGCCACTGTGTACGGCGATGACAATGCCCAGAAATCCCAGCAGGAAGTCCAGGCGCTGCTGCAGCAGCACCCGACGCTGAAGGGCATCATCTCGCCCACAACAGTGGGTGTCGCCGCTGCCGCGCAGTACCTGTCCGGCTCCGAATACAAGGGCAAGGTCCAGCTGACCGGACTCGGCTTCCCGAGCCAGCTCAAGGAGTTCGTCAAGAACGGCACCATGAAGGGGTTTGCCCTGTGGGACGTCGAAAAGCTTGGCTACCTTGCCGCCTATGCCGGTGCAGCTCTCGCCTCCGGCCAGATCACCGGTGCTGAAGGCGAAAAGTTCAAGGCCGGCACATTAGGTGAATTCAAAGTGGGAGCCGGTGGCACAGTATTGCTTGGAGACCCCACCGTCTTTACCGCCCAGAATGTTGATAAGTTCAACTTCTAG
- a CDS encoding LysR family transcriptional regulator: protein MLDVRRLRLLRELKIRGTLAEVAEALQYSPSSVSQQLALLEKEVGVELLRKTGRRVQLTPQAEVLVAHTAQLLETMEQAEADLAASLTTVTGTVRIAVFQSAALALMPDTLSRMATVYPEVRIEMTQREPETALHETWARDFDLVIAEQYPGHAAPRYPELDRIRLTTDAIRLAVPPEAAGQQPITSLEDTAELAWVMEPRGAASRHWAEQACRSAGFEPDVRFETADLQAQIRLIESGNAVALMPDLVWTGRGTSAQLLQLPGDPHRTIFTSVRRSSAQRPAILAARETLAITAESVANAEDGG from the coding sequence ATGCTCGATGTCCGCCGGCTGAGGCTGCTCCGTGAATTGAAGATCCGGGGCACGCTTGCGGAAGTGGCTGAGGCACTCCAGTACAGCCCGTCGTCGGTGTCCCAGCAGCTGGCGTTGCTGGAAAAAGAGGTAGGCGTGGAACTGCTCCGGAAGACCGGGCGAAGGGTTCAGCTGACTCCCCAGGCGGAAGTCCTGGTGGCGCACACGGCCCAGCTCCTGGAGACGATGGAGCAGGCGGAGGCTGATCTCGCGGCGTCGCTGACCACCGTCACTGGCACGGTCCGGATTGCCGTTTTCCAGTCAGCGGCCCTGGCCCTCATGCCTGACACGCTCTCTCGGATGGCGACGGTCTATCCCGAGGTGCGGATCGAGATGACCCAGCGGGAGCCGGAAACGGCGCTGCATGAAACCTGGGCCCGGGACTTCGACCTGGTGATTGCTGAGCAGTATCCCGGCCACGCCGCACCGCGGTACCCCGAGCTTGACCGCATCAGGCTGACCACCGATGCCATCAGGCTGGCTGTTCCCCCGGAGGCGGCCGGCCAGCAGCCCATCACATCGCTGGAGGACACTGCTGAACTGGCCTGGGTCATGGAGCCGCGCGGCGCCGCTTCCCGGCACTGGGCAGAGCAGGCGTGCCGCAGCGCTGGCTTCGAACCGGACGTGCGCTTTGAAACTGCCGACCTGCAGGCCCAGATCCGGCTGATCGAGTCCGGGAACGCCGTCGCGCTGATGCCTGACCTGGTCTGGACCGGGCGCGGCACCTCCGCCCAGCTGCTGCAGTTGCCGGGCGATCCGCACCGCACGATTTTCACGTCGGTACGCCGCTCCAGCGCACAACGGCCAGCCATCCTGGCGGCCCGGGAGACTCTGGCTATCACGGCCGAATCGGTGGCAAACGCGGAGGACGGCGGGTAG
- a CDS encoding ABC transporter permease codes for MLVDTARPTVEREAVPRFGFLRNWDTAIIVAVVISILVASTAVTGFASPRNAGFLLIDMIPILLLALPMTLIILTGEIDLSVASIAGFISCTFGALWNAGLPLEAIIPVCILLGAISGAVNGILVSVVGLPSLAVTIGTLALYRGLAFVVLGDQAVTSFPRAITTALQAKIGSTGIPVWIIPVVILAIVFGIVLHFTGFGRSLFAIGYSEEAARFAGITVARTKFWLFIVSGAVAALVGIWWTLRYGSARGDNATGLELSVIAAVLLGGVSIFGGKGNLPGVIAGVVLLAILRNALQLASVPEDTLSMLTGGLLIAAVVAPNAITWSRSLSRKPPSP; via the coding sequence ATGCTGGTTGATACAGCCCGGCCGACGGTCGAACGCGAAGCAGTGCCTCGCTTTGGCTTCCTCCGGAACTGGGACACAGCGATCATCGTCGCTGTAGTCATCAGCATTCTGGTGGCATCGACGGCGGTGACAGGTTTCGCTTCGCCCCGGAACGCGGGATTCCTCCTCATAGACATGATCCCCATCCTCCTGCTCGCCCTACCGATGACCCTGATCATCCTCACCGGAGAAATCGATCTTTCGGTGGCAAGCATTGCCGGGTTCATCAGCTGTACGTTCGGAGCGCTGTGGAATGCCGGCCTGCCGCTTGAGGCCATCATTCCCGTCTGCATCCTCCTGGGAGCCATTTCAGGGGCAGTCAACGGAATCCTGGTCTCAGTCGTCGGGCTGCCATCGCTCGCCGTGACCATCGGAACCCTCGCCCTCTACCGTGGACTAGCCTTTGTTGTCCTCGGTGATCAGGCGGTAACAAGCTTTCCCCGCGCCATCACCACTGCCCTGCAGGCGAAGATCGGTTCCACGGGGATCCCTGTCTGGATCATCCCCGTGGTCATCCTCGCGATTGTCTTCGGGATAGTCCTGCACTTCACCGGATTCGGCCGGTCCCTCTTCGCCATTGGATACAGCGAAGAAGCGGCCCGCTTTGCCGGCATCACAGTCGCCCGGACAAAATTCTGGCTATTCATCGTCTCAGGAGCAGTGGCCGCATTGGTCGGCATCTGGTGGACACTGCGCTACGGCAGCGCGCGGGGGGACAACGCAACCGGGCTGGAGCTTTCCGTCATAGCGGCAGTCCTGCTCGGCGGAGTATCCATCTTCGGGGGCAAGGGCAACCTGCCCGGTGTCATCGCCGGGGTGGTGCTCCTGGCCATCCTTCGGAATGCTCTCCAGCTCGCCAGCGTCCCGGAAGACACGTTGTCCATGCTGACCGGCGGCCTCCTGATCGCTGCCGTCGTAGCACCCAATGCCATCACCTGGAGCCGTTCGCTCTCCCGAAAACCGCCATCCCCGTAA
- a CDS encoding ABC transporter permease, protein MTTLALQRQPSLAWLGTLTRSREFSVFLALAILVAATVAVNPRFIGAQSTKDLLLNSSILVILGVGQAIVIVTKNVDLSVGSVLGLTAFATGKIFIAMPDLPVIAMLAIGVGIGTLLGAVNGALIAVAKVPSLVVTLGTLYIFRGVDFAWAQGQQISPSNLPETFLALGSGALMGLPYLALIALAVVIAFGLYLRNFRSGREFYAVGSDVLAARLYGIGVGRKIFTAFAISGALAGLAGVIYAAKYGNLDATAGQGLELNVVAAAVVGGVAIAGGVGTVYGAAIGAILLTTITSALPVLGVSPFWQRAMIGALILASIALDRYLALRTERRLRGHDKHAG, encoded by the coding sequence GTGACAACATTAGCCCTCCAACGCCAGCCCTCGTTGGCATGGCTGGGAACGCTGACCCGCTCTCGGGAGTTCAGCGTCTTCCTCGCCCTGGCAATCCTCGTGGCCGCAACGGTGGCCGTCAACCCACGGTTCATCGGTGCGCAAAGTACCAAGGACCTGCTCCTTAACTCCTCGATCCTGGTTATCCTGGGCGTCGGCCAGGCCATCGTCATCGTGACCAAGAACGTCGATCTTTCGGTCGGTTCGGTTCTGGGCTTGACTGCCTTCGCGACAGGCAAGATCTTCATCGCGATGCCGGACCTGCCGGTCATCGCCATGCTGGCCATCGGCGTCGGCATCGGTACCCTGCTGGGGGCCGTGAATGGTGCACTCATCGCGGTGGCCAAAGTACCCTCCCTGGTCGTCACGCTGGGAACCCTGTACATCTTCCGTGGAGTGGACTTCGCCTGGGCGCAGGGCCAGCAGATCAGTCCTTCCAACCTGCCGGAGACTTTCCTGGCCCTCGGCAGCGGAGCGCTAATGGGTCTTCCCTATCTGGCCCTTATCGCCCTGGCCGTTGTCATCGCCTTCGGCCTCTACCTTCGGAACTTCCGCTCAGGGCGCGAGTTCTACGCCGTCGGATCTGATGTGCTGGCCGCACGCCTGTACGGAATCGGGGTAGGCCGGAAGATCTTCACGGCCTTCGCGATCTCCGGCGCCCTGGCCGGACTGGCCGGAGTCATCTACGCAGCCAAGTACGGCAACCTCGATGCCACAGCCGGCCAGGGCCTGGAACTGAACGTCGTAGCAGCCGCCGTCGTCGGAGGCGTAGCCATCGCTGGCGGCGTCGGCACCGTCTACGGAGCCGCCATCGGCGCCATCCTCCTGACGACCATCACCTCGGCCCTGCCAGTGTTGGGAGTCTCACCGTTCTGGCAGCGGGCCATGATCGGCGCGCTGATCCTGGCGTCAATTGCCCTCGACCGATACCTAGCTCTGCGCACCGAGCGCCGCCTGAGAGGACACGACAAACATGCTGGTTGA
- a CDS encoding amino acid permease yields MSTKDLSQSIMRRKPVDDIEEESKHSGLFKSLGLWQLTAIGVGGIIGVGIFSLAGLVAAGSGDHPGVGPAVLISFLIAGLASAAAALSYAEFAGMIPRAGSAYTYGYVALGEVIGWFIGWDLLLEYIAIVAVVAIGISGYFDAFLSGIGIHMPAWMTSTVDEGKGGVINLPAILVCLLVTWILSRGTKAFGRFELVAVAIKVVLILFIIGLGIFYIDTNNYNPFMPSGFGPVVAGSATVFFAVFGYDAMSTAAEEAKDGKKHMPKAIVLSLIVAMLLYVAATLVLTGMQNYKDIDPKAGFASAFSSVGLPVIATIISVFAVLSILTVMLTFLLGVTRVWFSMSRDGLLPGWFAKTDRHGTPQRVTWIAGITSAFLAGVFPIKEVADLTNIGILAAFVVVCLSVIIFRYKRPDTPRTFRLPLMPLVPAFGILSSGFLMTQLPFATWMRFVAWLVIGLAIYFFYGRKHSLMNPNSPRHEKAVVMQSPVS; encoded by the coding sequence ATGAGCACAAAAGATCTGTCCCAGTCGATCATGAGGCGCAAGCCCGTCGACGACATCGAGGAAGAAAGCAAACACAGCGGGCTGTTCAAGTCCCTGGGCCTGTGGCAGCTCACCGCCATCGGCGTGGGCGGCATCATCGGCGTCGGGATCTTTTCCCTCGCCGGACTGGTGGCCGCTGGCAGCGGAGACCATCCGGGGGTGGGTCCTGCGGTGCTGATCTCGTTCCTCATCGCCGGACTGGCCTCGGCGGCGGCAGCCCTGTCCTACGCAGAGTTCGCCGGCATGATCCCCCGCGCCGGCTCCGCATACACCTACGGCTATGTCGCCCTTGGCGAGGTGATCGGGTGGTTCATCGGCTGGGACCTGCTGCTCGAGTACATCGCCATTGTGGCTGTTGTTGCGATCGGTATCTCGGGCTACTTTGACGCCTTCCTGTCCGGAATCGGCATCCACATGCCAGCCTGGATGACCTCCACTGTCGATGAGGGCAAGGGGGGCGTCATCAACCTTCCCGCCATCCTGGTGTGCCTCCTGGTCACGTGGATCCTCTCCCGCGGCACCAAGGCGTTCGGCCGGTTCGAACTGGTGGCGGTGGCCATCAAGGTGGTCCTGATCCTCTTCATCATCGGCCTCGGCATCTTCTACATCGACACAAACAACTACAACCCGTTCATGCCCAGCGGCTTCGGACCGGTAGTGGCCGGCTCCGCCACCGTATTCTTCGCCGTCTTCGGCTATGACGCCATGAGCACCGCCGCAGAGGAAGCCAAGGACGGCAAGAAGCACATGCCGAAGGCCATCGTGCTCTCCCTCATCGTGGCGATGCTCCTCTACGTGGCCGCCACCCTGGTCCTGACCGGAATGCAGAACTACAAGGACATCGACCCCAAGGCCGGCTTCGCCTCCGCGTTCAGCAGCGTGGGCCTGCCAGTGATCGCCACGATCATTTCGGTCTTCGCAGTGCTGTCCATCCTCACCGTGATGCTGACCTTCCTGCTCGGAGTCACCCGGGTCTGGTTCTCCATGAGCCGCGACGGGCTCCTGCCCGGCTGGTTCGCCAAGACGGACCGGCACGGCACGCCGCAGCGCGTTACCTGGATTGCCGGCATCACGTCAGCTTTCCTGGCTGGAGTGTTCCCCATCAAGGAAGTGGCTGACCTGACCAACATCGGCATCCTCGCGGCGTTCGTCGTCGTCTGCCTTTCCGTGATCATCTTCCGCTACAAGAGGCCCGACACCCCCCGTACCTTCCGGCTTCCGCTGATGCCCCTGGTGCCGGCCTTCGGCATCCTGTCCTCGGGCTTCCTGATGACACAGCTTCCGTTTGCCACCTGGATGCGTTTCGTAGCCTGGCTCGTCATCGGCCTGGCCATCTATTTCTTCTACGGCCGTAAGCACTCGCTCATGAATCCCAATAGCCCGCGCCATGAAAAAGCTGTAGTGATGCAGAGCCCCGTCAGCTGA